In Festucalex cinctus isolate MCC-2025b chromosome 21, RoL_Fcin_1.0, whole genome shotgun sequence, one genomic interval encodes:
- the adam17b gene encoding disintegrin and metalloproteinase domain-containing protein 17 isoform X2 yields MLMVFFLLALSQSEASAHSQDPELSSLSAMLDDFDVLSPSSVHAHSVRRRDLLATHVEKEISFHALQRHFRLYLRTNEHIFTEDFSAWAVDDEGERNLRVDRHAFFTGHVIGEENSRVQAHMDERDFTARILTKEAEFNIEPLWRFTRPSDPRLLVYRSDRIRNLSRARRPSVCGYVDPDAVRHADQDADEREEERARVRARRDAHPHSKNTCTLLLVADYRFFTHMGRRDESTTLNYLIELMDRVDDIYRNTSWDDEFSGYGVQIHEIIIKRTPSAVEPGGAHFNMAGSPVAGRDVWDVKKLLEFSVDVSEKAANVCLAHLFTYQDFDNGTLGLAYVAPVKADVPGGLCSEGCPAGVANMDAFADRGRIIYLNTGLTSTKNYGKTILTKEADLVTTHELGHNFGAEHDPDNIPYCAPREDQGGKYIMYPIAVSGDHPNNKMFSKCSKRSIVKRLRSKAPLCFKERTVNVCGNSRVEPGEECDPGLLHLTTDPCCTAECRLKPGARCSDRNSPCCRKCQLEAAGEVCQDPIEATCKGRSYCTGLSEDCPPPENAPDQTPCLDSGKCQDGSCIPFCRAVLKLEPCACNETATSCKVCCRYGDGVCAPYRDEQDGFLFLRKGKPCTVGFCDGAGKCMKQVQDVVERLWDFIDKLDINTFATFLADNLVGSVVAFSLLFWIPVSVLVHCVDKKMDQQYEQTTKSLFYPSNAELLSTLESASVRILKPPGVHFQACSPRPPDSPRMATIVEDARVDEAALKEAFGRPLGSAARSFEDLTERSLAAAPTKLRRQRHADAKETLC; encoded by the exons ATGTTGATGGTGTTTTTTCTCTTGGCTTTGTCGCAAAGTGAAGCTTCCGCGCATTCACAAGACCCGGAACTTT CGTCTCTGAGCGCCATGTTGGACGACTTTGACGTGCTGTCGCCGTCCAGCGTGCACGCGCACTCCGTCCGCCGCCGAGACCTGCTCGCCACTCACGTGGAGAAAGAGATCAGCTTCCACGCGCTGCAAAG ACACTTCCGTCTGTACCTGAGGACCAACGAGCACATCTTCACCGAAGACTTTTCGGCGTGGGCGGTGGACGACGAGGGCGAGCGAAACCTGCGCGTGGACCGCCACGCCTTCTTCACCGGACACGTCATCG GGGAGGAAAACTCTCGCGTTCAAGCTCACATGGACGAGCGCGACTTCACCGCTCGCATCCTGACTAAGGAGGCGGAATTCAATATCGAG CCCCTGTGGAGGTTCACGCGGCCGTCCGACCCCCGTCTGCTGGTCTACCGCTCGGACCGCATCCGCAACCTGAGCCGAGCGCGGCGACCGTCCGTCTGCGGCTACGTCGACCCCGACGCCGTCCGCCACGCCGACCAGGACGCCGACGAGCGGGAAGAAG AGCGCGCGAGGGTGCGCGCGCGCCGCGACGCGCACCCTCACAGTAAGAACACGTGCACGCTGCTGCTGGTGGCCGACTATCGCTTCTTCACGCACATGGGACGCCGCGACGAGAGCACCACGCTCAACTACCTG ATCGAGCTGATGGACCGCGTGGACGACATCTACAGGAACACGTCGTGGGACGACGAATTCTCCGGCTACGGCGTCCAAATCCACGAG ATCATCATCAAGAGGACGCCGAGCGCCGTGGAGCCGGGCGGCGCTCATTTCAACATGGCGGGAAGTCCCGTGGCCGGCCGAGACGTGTGGGATGTCAAAAAGCTCCTGGAg TTCAGCGTGGACGTGTCGGAGAAGGCGGCCAACGTGTGCCTGGCGCACTTGTTCACCTACCAGGACTTCGACAACGGCACGCTGGGCCTGGCGTACGTGGCGCCCGTCAAGGCCGACGTCCCCGGCGGGCTGTGCTCCGAAGGATGCCCGGCGGGCGTCGCCAACATGGACGCCTTCGCCGACCGGGGCCGCATCATCTACCTCAACACCGGACTCACCAGCACCAAAAACTACGGCAAGACCATCCTCACCAAG GAAGCCGACTTGGTGACCACCCACGAGCTGGGTCACAATTTTGGGGCGGAGCACGACCCCGACAACATCCCCTACTGCGCCCCCCGGGAAGACCAGGGAGGGAAGTACATCATGTACCCCATCGCCGTCAGCGGGGACCACCCCAACAACAAG ATGTTCTCCAAGTGCTCCAAGCGTTCCATCGTGAAGCGTCTCCGCTCCAAGGCGCCGTTGTGCTTCAAGGAACGGACGGTCAACGTTTGCGGGAATTCTCGCGTCGAACCCGGGGAGGAGTGCGATCCCGGCCTGCTGCACCTAACCACTGACCCCTGCTGCACCGCCGAGTGCCGACTCAAACCGGGAGCGCGATGCAG TGACAGGAACAGCCCGTGCTGCAGGAAGTGCCAGCTGGAGGCCGCCGGTGAGGTTTGCCAGGACCCCATCGAGGCCACGTGCAAAGGACGGTCCTACTGCACAG GCTTAAGTGAAGACTGCCCCCCTCCGGAGAACGCGCCGGACCAAACCCCGTGTTTGGACAGCGGCAAGTGTCAGGACGGCTCCTGTATCCCCTTCTGTCGCGCCGTCCTCAAGCTGGAGCCCTGCGCCTGCAACG AAACCGCCACTTCCTGTAAGGTTTGCTGTCGCTACGGCGACGGCGTCTGCGCTCCCTACCGGGACGAGCAGGACGGTTTCTTGTTCCTGCGTAAAGGCAAACCCTGCACGGTGGGCTTCTGCGACGGCGCG GGGAAGTGCATGAAGCAGGTGCAGGACGTGGTGGAGCGACTGTGGGACTTCATCGACAAGCTGGACATCAACACGTTTGCCACCTTCCTGGCTGACAACTTGGTGGGCTCCGTGGTGGCCTTCTCGCTGCTCTTCTGGATCCCCGTCAGCGTGCTGGTGCACTGCGTG GACAAAAAGATGGACCAACAGTACGAGCAGACGACCAAGTCTCTCTTCTATCCCAGC AACGCAGAACTCCTGAGCACCCTGGAGTCGGCTTCCGTGCGCATCCTCAAACCTCCCGGCGTGCACTTCCAGGCGTGCAGCCCCCGTCCGCCCGACAGCCCCCGGATGGCCACCATCGTTGAGGACGCCCGCGTGGACGAGGCGGCGCTGAAGGAGGCGTTCGGGCGGCCGCTGGGATCAGCGGCGCGCTCCTTTGAGGACCTGACGGAGCGAAGTCTAGCGGCCGCGCCCACCAAACTGCGACGTCAGCGCCACGCCGACGCCAAAGAGACGTTGTGCTGA
- the adam17b gene encoding disintegrin and metalloproteinase domain-containing protein 17 isoform X1 produces MLMVFFLLALSQSEASAHSQDPELSSLSAMLDDFDVLSPSSVHAHSVRRRDLLATHVEKEISFHALQRHFRLYLRTNEHIFTEDFSAWAVDDEGERNLRVDRHAFFTGHVIGEENSRVQAHMDERDFTARILTKEAEFNIEPLWRFTRPSDPRLLVYRSDRIRNLSRARRPSVCGYVDPDAVRHADQDADEREEERARVRARRDAHPHSKNTCTLLLVADYRFFTHMGRRDESTTLNYLIELMDRVDDIYRNTSWDDEFSGYGVQIHEIIIKRTPSAVEPGGAHFNMAGSPVAGRDVWDVKKLLEQFSVDVSEKAANVCLAHLFTYQDFDNGTLGLAYVAPVKADVPGGLCSEGCPAGVANMDAFADRGRIIYLNTGLTSTKNYGKTILTKEADLVTTHELGHNFGAEHDPDNIPYCAPREDQGGKYIMYPIAVSGDHPNNKMFSKCSKRSIVKRLRSKAPLCFKERTVNVCGNSRVEPGEECDPGLLHLTTDPCCTAECRLKPGARCSDRNSPCCRKCQLEAAGEVCQDPIEATCKGRSYCTGLSEDCPPPENAPDQTPCLDSGKCQDGSCIPFCRAVLKLEPCACNETATSCKVCCRYGDGVCAPYRDEQDGFLFLRKGKPCTVGFCDGAGKCMKQVQDVVERLWDFIDKLDINTFATFLADNLVGSVVAFSLLFWIPVSVLVHCVDKKMDQQYEQTTKSLFYPSNAELLSTLESASVRILKPPGVHFQACSPRPPDSPRMATIVEDARVDEAALKEAFGRPLGSAARSFEDLTERSLAAAPTKLRRQRHADAKETLC; encoded by the exons ATGTTGATGGTGTTTTTTCTCTTGGCTTTGTCGCAAAGTGAAGCTTCCGCGCATTCACAAGACCCGGAACTTT CGTCTCTGAGCGCCATGTTGGACGACTTTGACGTGCTGTCGCCGTCCAGCGTGCACGCGCACTCCGTCCGCCGCCGAGACCTGCTCGCCACTCACGTGGAGAAAGAGATCAGCTTCCACGCGCTGCAAAG ACACTTCCGTCTGTACCTGAGGACCAACGAGCACATCTTCACCGAAGACTTTTCGGCGTGGGCGGTGGACGACGAGGGCGAGCGAAACCTGCGCGTGGACCGCCACGCCTTCTTCACCGGACACGTCATCG GGGAGGAAAACTCTCGCGTTCAAGCTCACATGGACGAGCGCGACTTCACCGCTCGCATCCTGACTAAGGAGGCGGAATTCAATATCGAG CCCCTGTGGAGGTTCACGCGGCCGTCCGACCCCCGTCTGCTGGTCTACCGCTCGGACCGCATCCGCAACCTGAGCCGAGCGCGGCGACCGTCCGTCTGCGGCTACGTCGACCCCGACGCCGTCCGCCACGCCGACCAGGACGCCGACGAGCGGGAAGAAG AGCGCGCGAGGGTGCGCGCGCGCCGCGACGCGCACCCTCACAGTAAGAACACGTGCACGCTGCTGCTGGTGGCCGACTATCGCTTCTTCACGCACATGGGACGCCGCGACGAGAGCACCACGCTCAACTACCTG ATCGAGCTGATGGACCGCGTGGACGACATCTACAGGAACACGTCGTGGGACGACGAATTCTCCGGCTACGGCGTCCAAATCCACGAG ATCATCATCAAGAGGACGCCGAGCGCCGTGGAGCCGGGCGGCGCTCATTTCAACATGGCGGGAAGTCCCGTGGCCGGCCGAGACGTGTGGGATGTCAAAAAGCTCCTGGAg CAGTTCAGCGTGGACGTGTCGGAGAAGGCGGCCAACGTGTGCCTGGCGCACTTGTTCACCTACCAGGACTTCGACAACGGCACGCTGGGCCTGGCGTACGTGGCGCCCGTCAAGGCCGACGTCCCCGGCGGGCTGTGCTCCGAAGGATGCCCGGCGGGCGTCGCCAACATGGACGCCTTCGCCGACCGGGGCCGCATCATCTACCTCAACACCGGACTCACCAGCACCAAAAACTACGGCAAGACCATCCTCACCAAG GAAGCCGACTTGGTGACCACCCACGAGCTGGGTCACAATTTTGGGGCGGAGCACGACCCCGACAACATCCCCTACTGCGCCCCCCGGGAAGACCAGGGAGGGAAGTACATCATGTACCCCATCGCCGTCAGCGGGGACCACCCCAACAACAAG ATGTTCTCCAAGTGCTCCAAGCGTTCCATCGTGAAGCGTCTCCGCTCCAAGGCGCCGTTGTGCTTCAAGGAACGGACGGTCAACGTTTGCGGGAATTCTCGCGTCGAACCCGGGGAGGAGTGCGATCCCGGCCTGCTGCACCTAACCACTGACCCCTGCTGCACCGCCGAGTGCCGACTCAAACCGGGAGCGCGATGCAG TGACAGGAACAGCCCGTGCTGCAGGAAGTGCCAGCTGGAGGCCGCCGGTGAGGTTTGCCAGGACCCCATCGAGGCCACGTGCAAAGGACGGTCCTACTGCACAG GCTTAAGTGAAGACTGCCCCCCTCCGGAGAACGCGCCGGACCAAACCCCGTGTTTGGACAGCGGCAAGTGTCAGGACGGCTCCTGTATCCCCTTCTGTCGCGCCGTCCTCAAGCTGGAGCCCTGCGCCTGCAACG AAACCGCCACTTCCTGTAAGGTTTGCTGTCGCTACGGCGACGGCGTCTGCGCTCCCTACCGGGACGAGCAGGACGGTTTCTTGTTCCTGCGTAAAGGCAAACCCTGCACGGTGGGCTTCTGCGACGGCGCG GGGAAGTGCATGAAGCAGGTGCAGGACGTGGTGGAGCGACTGTGGGACTTCATCGACAAGCTGGACATCAACACGTTTGCCACCTTCCTGGCTGACAACTTGGTGGGCTCCGTGGTGGCCTTCTCGCTGCTCTTCTGGATCCCCGTCAGCGTGCTGGTGCACTGCGTG GACAAAAAGATGGACCAACAGTACGAGCAGACGACCAAGTCTCTCTTCTATCCCAGC AACGCAGAACTCCTGAGCACCCTGGAGTCGGCTTCCGTGCGCATCCTCAAACCTCCCGGCGTGCACTTCCAGGCGTGCAGCCCCCGTCCGCCCGACAGCCCCCGGATGGCCACCATCGTTGAGGACGCCCGCGTGGACGAGGCGGCGCTGAAGGAGGCGTTCGGGCGGCCGCTGGGATCAGCGGCGCGCTCCTTTGAGGACCTGACGGAGCGAAGTCTAGCGGCCGCGCCCACCAAACTGCGACGTCAGCGCCACGCCGACGCCAAAGAGACGTTGTGCTGA
- the LOC144010637 gene encoding cleavage and polyadenylation specificity factor subunit 3-like: MLSQRKSEVMVPAEESDQLLIRPLGAGQEVGRSCIILEFKGRKIMLDCGIHPGLEGMDALPYIDLIDPAEIDLLLISHFHLDHCGALPWFLQKTSFKGRTFMTHATKAIYRWLLSDYVKVSNISADDMLYTETDLEESMEKIETINFHEVKEVAGVKFWCYHAGHVLGAAMFMIEIAGVKLLYTGDFSRQEDRHLMAAEIPSVKPDILITESTYGTHIHEKREEREARFCNTVHDIVNREGRCLIPVFALGRAQELLLILDEYWQNHPELHDIPIYYASSLARKCMAVYQTYINAMNDKIRKAINVNNPFVFKHISNLKSMDHFDDIGPSVVMASPGMMQSGLSRELFESWCTDKRNGVIIAGYCVEGTLAKHIMTEPEEISTMSGQKLPLKMSVDYISFSAHTDYQQTSEFIRALKPPHVILVHGEQNEMARLKAALIREYEDNEQVHIEVHNPRNTEAVTLNFRGEKLAKVMGSLADKTCAQGQRVSGILVKRNFNYHILTPADLSEYTELNVGTVTQTQAIPYTGPISLLVSQLRCLTGDVEQVEPAEKITIRIFKTITLVHEAGMVLLEWLANPLNDMYADVVTTVVLEVQSNPNAQKILEARRETFDQEVFIERLELMLHDMFGEDCIDFKDGDKVTVSVDGALAHVDPETREVTCAEDESLRDMLEVAVHRLYDALCPVA; encoded by the exons ATGTTAAGTCAACGCAAAAGTGAGGTGATGGTTCCGGCCGAGGAAAGCGACCAGCTGCTTATTCGTCCGCT cGGCGCAGGCCAAGAGGTGGGACGTTCCTGCATCATCCTGGAGTTTAAAGGGCGCAAAATTATG CTGGACTGCGGCATCCATCCGGGCCTGGAGGGCATGGACGCGCTGCCGTACATCGACCTCATCGACCCGGCCGAGATCGACCTGCTGCTCATCAGCCa CTTCCATCTGGACCACTGCGGCGCTCTGCCCTGGTTCCTGCAGAAGACCAGCTTCAAAGGCCGCACCTTCATGACGCATGCCACCAAAGCCATCTACCGCTGGCTGCTGTCCGACTACGTCAAAGTCAG caacatCTCGGCGGACGACATGCTGTACACGGAGACGGACCTGGAGGAGAGCATGGAAAAGATCGAGACCATCAACTTCCACGAGGTGAAGGAGGTGGCCGGCGTCAAGTTCTGGTGCTACCACGCCGGACACGTCCTGGGCGCCGCCATGTTCATGATCGAGATCGCCGGCGTCAAGCTGCTCTACACGGGCGACTTCTCGCGCCAGGAGGACCGCCACCTGATGGCCGCCGAGATCCCCAGCGTCAAGCCGGACATCCTCATCACG GAGTCGACGTACGGGACGCACATCCACGAGAAGCGCGAGGAGCGCGAGGCGCGTTTCTGCAACACGGTCCACGACATTGTCAACCGGGAGGGCCGCTGCTTGATTCCCGTCTTTGCGCTGGGACGAGCGCAGGAGCTTCTGCTCATCCTGG ACGAGTACTGGCAGAACCACCCGGAGCTGCACGACATCCCCATCTACTACGCGTCGTCACTGGCGCGCAAGTGCATGGCCGTCTACCAGACGTACATCAACGCCATGAACGACAAGATCCGCAAGGCCATCAACGTCAACAACCCGTTCGTCTTCAAGCACATCAGCAACCTCAAG AGCATGGACCACTTTGACGACATCGGGCCCAGCGTGGTGATGGCGTCGCCCGGCATGATGCAGAGCGGCTTGTCCCGGGAATTGTTTGAGAGCTGGTGCACCGACAAGCGGAACGGCGTCATCATCGCCGGATACTGCGTGGAGGGCACGCTCGCCAAG CACATCATGACGGAGCCGGAAGAGATCAGCACCATGTCGGGTCAGAAGCTCCCGTTGAAGATGTCGGTGGACTACATCTCCTTCTCGGCGCACACCGACTACCAGCAGACCAGCGAGTTCATCCGCGCGCTCAAGCCGCCGCACGTG ATCCTGGTCCACGGCGAGCAGAACGAGATGGCCCGGCTGAAGGCGGCGCTCATCCGCGAGTACGAGGACAACGAGCAGGTCCACATCGAGGTCCACAACCCCAGGAACACCGAGGCCGTCACGCTCAACTTCCGCGGCGAGAAGCTGGCCAAG GTGATGGGCTCGCTGGCCGACAAGACGTGCGCGCAAGGTCAGAGGGTGTCCGGCATCCTCGTCAAAAGAAACTTCAACTATCACATCCTCACGCCGGCCGACCTCTCAG AGTACACGGAACTGAACGTGGGCACAGTCACGCAAACGCAGGCCATCCCCTACACGGGACCCATCTCGCTGCTGGTCAGCCAGCTCCGCTGCCTGACAG GCGACGTGGAGCAGGTGGAACCCGCGGAGAAGATCACCATCCGGATCTTCAAGACCATCACTCTGGTCCACGAGGCCGGCATGGTCCTGCTGGAG TGGCTGGCCAACCCGCTCAACGACATGTACGCCGACGTGGTGACCACGGTGGTTCTGGAGGTCCAGTCCAACCCCAACGCCCAGAAGA tactgGAAGCTCGCCGGGAAACTTTTGACCAGGAAGTCTTCATTGAGAGACTGGAACTCATGCTGCA CGATATGTTCGGAGAGGACTGCATCGATTTCAAAGATGGCGACAAGGTGACGGTCAGCGTGGACGGCGCGTTGGCTCACGTGGACCCCGAGACCCGC GAGGTAACGTGTGCCGAGGACGAGTCCCTGAGGGACATGTTGGAGGTGGCCGTCCATCGGCTGTACGACGCCCTCTGCCCCGTCGCCTGA